One segment of Pogoniulus pusillus isolate bPogPus1 chromosome 26, bPogPus1.pri, whole genome shotgun sequence DNA contains the following:
- the C26H3orf70 gene encoding UPF0524 protein C3orf70 homolog translates to MSGAAAAKSEKLDEAQALARSCAGRPDFQPCDGLSLCATHSHGRCFRLHWCCHLGWCHCKYVYQPMTPVEQLPSTAIPARPREPPSSIQISVSLTQHFLKFASVLQPPLPPASPRLCAIADLFLDSYRVKCINGKMCYVQRQAPAPPHRSGPQEVPAGNALSTEESSTPKPEHCSSPSSSEDSGINAVGVHYMESCDEDTEGVAELSSEEDYSPDSSWEPDECPLLSPSQCEMEVIETIETTV, encoded by the exons ATgagcggggcggcggcggccaaGAGCGAGAAGCTGGACGAGGCTCAGGCGCTGGCCCGCAGCTGCGCGGGCAGACCTGACTTCCAGCCCTGCGACGGGCTCTCGCTCTGCGCCACCCACAGCCACGGCCGCTGCTTCCGCCTGCACTGGTGCTGCCACCTGGGATGGTGCCACT GTAAATATGTCTACCAGCCCATGACGCCcgtggagcagctgcccagcacggCGATCCCGGCTCGGCCCCGGGAGCCCCCCAGCAGCATCCAGATCTCGGTGTCGCTCACTCAGCACTTCCTCAAGTTCGCGTCCGTCCTgcagccgccgctgccgcctgcCTCGCCGCGGCTCTGCGCCATCGCCGACCTCTTCCTCGACAGCTACCGCGTTAAGTGCATCAACGGCAAGATGTGCTACGTCCAGAGGCAGGCCCCGGCGCCGCCGCACAGGAGCGGGCCCCAGGAGGTGCCCGCCGGCAATGCCCTCagcacagaggagagcagcacGCCAAAACCGGAGCACTGCTCGTCCCCCTCCAGCTCCGAGGACTCCGGCATCAACGCCGTGGGGGTTCACTACATGGAGTCGTGTGACGAGGACACGGAGGGGGTGGCCGAGCTCAGTTCAGAGGAGGATTACAGCCCGGATAGCAGCTGGGAACCGGACGAGTGCCCGCTCCTGTCGCCCTCGCAGTGTGAAATGGAAGTGATCGAGACGATAGAAACCACTGTGTGA